TAGGTGAGGATTTCCATATCGCGGTGTCCGTGGGTTGGGAAACCAGCACCTGGAACAACGCGGTCATCGTTAATCACTCGTAGAGTGCGAAATCCCATGCGGTTTGGATCGTAAAAACCACCAAAGGAAAATGTGTGGTAACTATCGAGCCAGCCTATCTTGGTACGACCGCGTGCATTTCTATCATGAATGAGGTGAGTTTTGGTATTGGAAGCCATAGATTTTCCCTCCATCTAGTTCGTAATTTGTAATTCGTATTAATCTTTACAAGAGTTGGCAAGACTTAGTACAGGATTTCATTAATTCGTAACGGATTAAATCGGGTGAAACTCTCCGCCCCTCTGCGCGTTCATCTGCGTTCATCTGCGTTTAAAAAAGTTACTAACTTATGCAAATTTGTAATTAGTCATCCTTAATTCGTAATTACTGACTCAAACTAATTATGACTAATTATAAATTAGTCTATTGCACCTTTTTTTCAACTATCTCAATCTTAAAATACATTCATATAAAATGAAAAGTACGCACTGAAAAGTGCGGTACTTACCAAAAAGATACTGCTCAATTATTTTCTTTTCACTTAACAATGACTTAATCACTAGCTTGGATTGAGAGCAAATGTTACTTAACAAATAAGCTGGGTTGAAGAACGAAACCCAGCCTACCATACATGATTAACAGCTATTAGCTATTAGCAACAAGAAACTTATTTGACAGCAGGTTGTCTAACAGCAGCTTGCTCTTCAGTTTTAATAGTGGCTGCATTACCATTTCCATTTTGGGTGACAGCGGCTTGTAGATGCGCTTCTAGGAACCAGAGTCGCTTGTCAATGGTGCGAGACACTTCGGTGTAAAGGTCAGCTGTGTCAGCGTCTCCTAGGTCGGTTGTTTTGTCAATGGCTTCGCGCAGTTGTTTAGCATAGGGTGCAAAGCGGTTTGCCAAAGCGGTTACATGCTCCATGCCCATTAAAATATCAGTAGGATATTCTGGCAGGAATGAATTGGCAGAGGCCATACGAACTGTGCCACAAGCATAACCACCCAAGGCGGTAATGCGTTCAGCAAACATATCAATGTACTCTTCTAACTCACCGGCGATTTCATCAAACATTTCGTGCAACTGGTAGAAGTCAGTGCCTTTGACGTTCCAGTGCGCTTGCTTGACTTGGCTTTTGAGATCCGATGTTGCGGCTAGAGTCTGGTTGAGAGTTGCAGCAATCTGTTTGCGCGCCTCAGCAGGAATGTCAATGCGGGTTGGGTAAAGACGTGTTGATAGGTTATTGTCGCTCATGGTTCTGTCTCTCTCATCGGCGTGACAAGACAAGTCTACAGACACTGCTATGCTGTCGGAAACTCTCTACCGACAGATGGAATTTTTGCTGAAACAGTTATAATTTTTGTTAATTGTTTACTCTTAACTTCATAACTAAATACGATGGTTGCCTATTGCACTGAATGTACCACCGTAGATTTGATTGTGAATCCTAAACATCCTGAGTATCCAGTATTCAGAATATGACTAAATTTTCACCTGTTTTCTGTAGGCCTTAGGTGTTGTGCCTAT
The sequence above is a segment of the Mastigocladopsis repens PCC 10914 genome. Coding sequences within it:
- the dps gene encoding DNA starvation/stationary phase protection protein Dps, producing MSDNNLSTRLYPTRIDIPAEARKQIAATLNQTLAATSDLKSQVKQAHWNVKGTDFYQLHEMFDEIAGELEEYIDMFAERITALGGYACGTVRMASANSFLPEYPTDILMGMEHVTALANRFAPYAKQLREAIDKTTDLGDADTADLYTEVSRTIDKRLWFLEAHLQAAVTQNGNGNAATIKTEEQAAVRQPAVK